A window of the Hevea brasiliensis isolate MT/VB/25A 57/8 chromosome 6, ASM3005281v1, whole genome shotgun sequence genome harbors these coding sequences:
- the LOC110665357 gene encoding syntaxin-72-like, which produces MSFIDILFRVDEICKKYDKYDMDKHRELNAYGDDAFAQLYACVKSDIEAALHKSELAAMEKNRASGTAMNAEVRRIKARLMDELPKPKKLAHKKVKGLSKEEIGIPPDLVLALPERIQAIPDGTTVAAKQTGGWAGSTPNKNVKFDSSDEHLQDDFFQQSDESSQFRHKYEMRNLKQDQGLDFILEGLDTLKNLAHDMNEILSLIHEESLK; this is translated from the exons ATGAGCTTCATTGACATTCTATTCAGAGTTGATGAAATCTGCAAGAAATACGATAAGTACGACATGGACAAGCACCGCGAGCTTAATGCCTATGGCGATGATGCTTTCGCTCAACTCTATGCCTGTGTCAAGTCTGACATCGAGGCCGCTCTCCAT AAATCTGAGTTGGCTGCAATGGAGAAGAACAGGGCTTCTGGTACGGCAATGAACGCAGAGGTTCGTAGGATTAAGGCTCGATTGATGGATGAACTTCCTAAGCCGAAAAAATTGGCTCACAAGAAG GTCAAAGGGCTTTCAAAAGAAGAAATAGGAATCCCTCCTGATCTGGTTCTTGCATTGCCAGAGAGGATACAAGCCATACCAGATGGGACCACAGTAGCAGCCAAACAAACTGGAGGATGGGCAGGATCAACACCTAATAAAAATGTCAAGTTTGACTCATCAG ATGAACACCTTCAAGATGATTTTTTCCAACAAAGTGACGAATCAAGTCAATTTAGACACAAGTATGAAATGCGGAATTTAAAACAG GATCAAGGTCTTGATTTTATATTGGAAGGATTGGACACACTGAAGAATTTGGCTCACGATATGAATGAG attctttctcttattcatgaagaatctttgaagtag